The Aminiphilus circumscriptus DSM 16581 genome contains a region encoding:
- the rplM gene encoding 50S ribosomal protein L13: protein MIGSRSFMAKREEVQRKWYVVDAAELPLGRLAVKVARVLMGKHKPTYTSHVDCGDFVVVINADKVLLTGRKAQRSMVHRYTGYSGGLKSVPMGEMLKKQPERLFERVVKGMLPKSVLGRSMFRKLKVYRGTAHPHAAQKPETMDA, encoded by the coding sequence ATGATCGGCAGCCGTTCCTTCATGGCCAAGCGCGAGGAGGTCCAGCGCAAGTGGTATGTGGTGGACGCAGCGGAACTACCTCTTGGCCGTCTTGCTGTCAAGGTGGCGAGAGTTCTCATGGGCAAGCACAAGCCGACCTATACATCCCATGTGGATTGTGGTGACTTCGTCGTCGTGATCAACGCAGACAAAGTTCTGCTTACGGGGAGGAAGGCGCAGCGGAGCATGGTGCATCGGTACACCGGCTACAGCGGCGGTCTCAAATCCGTTCCCATGGGAGAAATGCTCAAGAAGCAGCCGGAACGCCTCTTCGAACGGGTCGTCAAAGGCATGCTTCCCAAGAGCGTGCTCGGCCGCAGCATGTTTCGGAAACTCAAGGTCTACCGTGGGACGGCTCATCCCCACGCGGCGCAGAAGCCCGAGACAATGGACGCGTAA